In the Methyloterricola oryzae genome, CCCTGGAGGGCATCGACAGTCAGTATACCGTGGTGTTCTGGCTGTCTGCGGCAGATCTGAAAAGCGTGGCAAAAGCCACGCCCAAACTTCCGTCATCCGCGCACTACTTTTCGGCAAGCCTAACCGGCGGGGACCCGCAACGCATTCCCGGGGAATGGCAACGGCCGCCGGCCCGCTTGGTCTCTCCCTACGAAACGGGCATTCAGCGGCAGCGCAACACCCGCCTCCTGCACCAGTGGCTGCGGTCCTTCCGCTATCCCTTGGTGGATGAGGTGTTCCAGTCCGAAGTGTTTTTCAACCTGGTTTTTCTCAGCGACATCACGATGCACATGCTGGAAAACTATTACCGAGATTATCTGGTGGAAAGGATCGAGGACATGCTGGGCCAGAGCGCCAACGTCACGGCTTATCCGCGCCTGAGCCTGGGCCAGCACCAGCGCTTTGCCTCGAAAGGTGCCTACATCTGGCGCGCCTTTGAGAGCAAACCTGCGGCCGTCCCGGAGTGGGTAGTCCCCTAATGACTCCCACGAAGCAATTTTTGACCACCCGCTGACTGAACCCGTTGGTAATGGCCTAAAGAGAGGGTAGAACCATCGAAAACCGATTAGATCAGGCTCAACCGATGGCGGTGAGCCTGTGCGCTCGGGCCTGCTAGCGCCTTGATGGGACCAATCCCATTCCCGCCGGAACCCGCATCAGCAGGCTGAGGCCGAACCTGCATTGGCCGCCGCGTAGCACGCGTCTCGCCTCGAATCGCGCGGCTGTCAGCCTGCTCACACCATAAGTACCTTTGAGCTGGAAGATATAAAAATGCTGATGCGTCACGCGACTGGACAATACATCAGCCACTCATAAGCTATCCTCTTACCTTGCTGAACCGCGACCTGCCCTGCGGGAGCCAGTCAATACGGCATGTAAACTTCAAATTATTGAAATAAAGTTAATTTTTTAAATAAGGACTCTAGCAGGAGCCGGATCCACCGCTTGAACTGTCGCCGAAATTTGACACCTGCATACTTTCAGTACAAACTACATTCGTGGTGATTAGTTTCATCACGAACGGTCCCCAGTTTTTGGGGTTCTCACGCGTTAGGGAGGTAACCATTTAGCCCGGCTTAAAAGAGACCCATGGTCTGAGCCAACCTAGGACACATCGGCTTTGTCCCCTTTGCTGCTGATGTGCGCCAAAACGTCCAAAAAGGAGAATCGCTGTATGATTCTTGATGCTATAACCTGTATCGCTCTGGCGGTGTACTATGAAGCCGGATCGAACTATGTTTCTGACCTTGATAAACATTCGGTCGCTTACGCGGTCGACAATAGAAGCGAGCACCGCAACCAGGATCCCTGCAAAGTCGTATCGGCCAAAGGCCAGTTCGACCACCTGACGCATCGATTCCGGGTGCACCGTAGCTCCGACGGCCAGTACCAAATGGGCTTTCGCCCAGATTCCCTTCCCGGCGCGGAGCGTGCCGCTTGGCAACGTTCGCTGGACATCGCAAGGGAAGTCAGGATGCACGAAGTTCCTGATCCCACCAGCGGAGCCGAGTACTTTCATCAGCACCACGTCCATCC is a window encoding:
- a CDS encoding cell wall hydrolase; the protein is MILDAITCIALAVYYEAGSNYVSDLDKHSVAYAVDNRSEHRNQDPCKVVSAKGQFDHLTHRFRVHRSSDGQYQMGFRPDSLPGAERAAWQRSLDIAREVRMHEVPDPTSGAEYFHQHHVHPRWSKKFKMTLKTPVFRFYQDREAA